In one Planctomicrobium piriforme genomic region, the following are encoded:
- a CDS encoding linear amide C-N hydrolase — translation MTIKAFQGWAACGLILLLAGSPLLACTGITLTAKDGTVVYGRTMEWGSFDIKSRIMVVGRGTKFTGSTPDAKPGLTWTGKYGAAGIEMMEQSFFGDGMNEHGLAVGLFYLPGFAEYQPYDPAQASKSIGPGDVAQYLLTTCRTIAEVEAALKGVFVVPTMEPTLGFPPPVHYLITEPTGKQIAVEYVKGQLHIHPAELGVITNSPTYDWHMTNMRNFINLSPVALPGKEIKDLDFKPLGGGSGMIGLPGDFTPPSRFVRAVAFSSTARPTKDGPETIYEMFRILDNFDVPLGNSEGTGTSATTGLRSATAWTVANDTRNLAIYYHTQNNRRVRKVDMKAMDFAKVPAGIKTYPLDEKKEQDIQDRTPSF, via the coding sequence GTGACGATCAAAGCATTTCAGGGATGGGCGGCGTGTGGATTGATCCTGTTGCTGGCAGGCAGTCCGTTGCTCGCATGTACCGGCATTACGCTCACTGCCAAAGACGGCACGGTGGTTTACGGGCGCACGATGGAGTGGGGCTCGTTTGACATCAAGTCGCGGATCATGGTGGTGGGTCGCGGGACGAAATTCACCGGCAGTACGCCTGACGCCAAACCGGGGCTGACCTGGACTGGCAAGTACGGCGCGGCCGGGATCGAGATGATGGAACAATCGTTCTTCGGCGATGGCATGAACGAACATGGTCTCGCCGTGGGATTGTTCTATCTCCCCGGCTTTGCCGAATATCAGCCGTATGATCCCGCGCAAGCCAGCAAATCGATTGGGCCGGGTGATGTCGCGCAATATCTGCTCACCACCTGCCGCACGATTGCTGAAGTCGAAGCCGCCCTCAAAGGAGTGTTCGTCGTGCCGACGATGGAGCCGACGCTCGGATTTCCGCCGCCAGTGCACTATCTGATCACGGAACCGACGGGTAAGCAGATTGCCGTCGAGTATGTGAAAGGGCAACTGCACATTCACCCGGCCGAACTGGGAGTCATCACGAATTCCCCGACGTACGACTGGCATATGACAAACATGCGGAATTTCATCAATCTGTCGCCGGTCGCTCTGCCAGGCAAGGAGATCAAGGATCTGGATTTCAAACCACTCGGGGGCGGCAGCGGGATGATCGGCCTGCCGGGGGACTTCACGCCGCCGTCCCGCTTCGTGCGGGCCGTGGCCTTTTCCTCCACCGCACGCCCGACGAAAGATGGCCCGGAAACGATCTACGAGATGTTCCGGATCCTCGACAACTTCGATGTCCCTTTGGGCAATTCGGAAGGGACAGGCACTTCGGCGACGACCGGTCTGCGGAGTGCGACGGCCTGGACGGTCGCCAACGACACGCGCAATCTAGCGATCTATTACCATACGCAAAACAATCGCCGCGTCCGGAAAGTGGACATGAAGGCCATGGACTTTGCCAAAGTTCCGGCCGGCATCAAGACGTATCCGCTGGACGAAAAGAAGGAACAGGACATTCAGGATCGAACGCCGTCGTTTTGA
- the aqpZ gene encoding aquaporin Z, which translates to MSIGKKVAAELFGTFWLVFGGCGSAVLAAKFLDSGNPNVNLGIGFMGVALAFGLTVLTMAFAIGHISGCHLNPAVSLGLLTGGRMPARDFAPYVIAQVAGALLGAGVLYLIASGKPGFSLDDGFASNGYGEHSPGGYSMGAAFVAEFVLTFFFLMIIMGSTDSRAPAGFAPIAIGLGLTLILLIGIPVTNLSVNPARSTGPALFVGGWAVAQLWLFWVAPLLGGAVGGITYNLLFGSQPSPKK; encoded by the coding sequence ATGTCGATCGGAAAGAAAGTGGCTGCGGAATTGTTTGGAACGTTCTGGCTGGTCTTTGGAGGCTGCGGCAGCGCCGTGCTGGCCGCGAAATTCCTCGACTCCGGAAACCCGAACGTGAATCTGGGGATCGGTTTCATGGGGGTCGCCCTGGCGTTCGGGCTGACCGTGCTGACAATGGCATTCGCCATCGGGCATATCTCCGGCTGCCATCTCAATCCAGCGGTGTCGCTGGGACTGCTCACTGGCGGTCGGATGCCGGCGCGGGACTTTGCTCCGTATGTGATCGCTCAAGTCGCCGGCGCGTTGCTGGGCGCCGGAGTGCTGTATCTCATCGCCAGCGGCAAGCCGGGGTTCTCGCTGGACGACGGGTTCGCATCGAATGGCTACGGAGAACACTCGCCTGGCGGTTACTCGATGGGCGCGGCGTTCGTGGCCGAGTTTGTACTCACCTTTTTCTTCCTGATGATCATTATGGGATCGACCGACTCTCGGGCTCCGGCGGGCTTCGCCCCGATCGCAATCGGCCTGGGGCTGACGCTGATCCTGCTGATCGGAATTCCGGTGACCAATCTGTCGGTCAACCCGGCTCGCAGCACTGGCCCGGCGCTGTTTGTCGGCGGTTGGGCAGTGGCCCAGTTGTGGCTGTTCTGGGTGGCTCCGCTGCTGGGGGGCGCGGTCGGCGGAATCACCTACAACCTGTTGTTTGGTTCGCAGCCGTCACCCAAAAAGTGA
- a CDS encoding arylsulfatase: MLRVCHRSGITPGLWGVMLLLGCSAAHAQQAGSALPYPDPPFKGKIEETIKDSIPDYPQAVKPPAGAPNVLIILLDDVGFGMTGTFGGPVPTPNLDKLAANGLKYNRFHTTALCSPTRAALLAGRNHHSVGTGVIIEMGTGFPGYTGIIPRDTALVSQILADNGYATAAFGKWHNTPETEISPAGPFDRWPTGMGFNNFYGFNQGETNQYHPTLYRNVKPVNPPKTPEQGYHFTTDMTDETIAWIHNVGSASPEMPWFAYYAPGACHAPHQAPQEWRDKFKGQFEYGWDRQRKLTFSRQRQMGVIPADSVLTLRPPEIPAWDEQPVEARQIYSKLMENYAGFMAHTDFEIGRLITSLEQSGELDNTLIFYIVGDNGASAEGGLEGTFNEIASLAGYNPGVAGFTDRVDQIGGPKSEPHVPVGWAWAMDTPFKWTKQVASHFGGTRNPLVVHWPKGIKAKNEVRSQFHHVIDVVPTILDVAGIPEPKTVNGIPQKPIEGISMRYSFDDKKAKERRETQYFEMLGNRAIYHNGFIACARHGIPWVTTGSGKPFYTDQWELYNLNEDFTQATDTAARNPMKVKELKEKFMEEAKKYNVLPLDDRLSQRLDPRLRNSGPPRMSWTYYGNDVWLPEPIGPSSYPRSHAVTIDIKVPDQGAEGVIACAGGDSGGWTIYVKDGKLCYLYNFFMFEEYAFEAQTPLPPGGPATIKLEFASNGMDPDQTISKGGTMQFFVNGQSVGQVAIAKAAFRHGVEPFEIGRDSISSVSSAYADKGTFPFNGTIEKVEFQLKEK, encoded by the coding sequence ATGTTGAGGGTCTGTCATCGATCTGGAATCACCCCGGGCCTGTGGGGGGTGATGCTGTTGTTGGGTTGTTCCGCCGCCCATGCCCAGCAGGCAGGTTCGGCGCTGCCGTATCCTGATCCCCCGTTCAAAGGGAAGATCGAGGAAACCATCAAGGACTCGATTCCCGACTACCCGCAAGCGGTGAAACCGCCTGCGGGGGCGCCGAACGTGTTAATTATCCTGCTGGACGATGTGGGCTTTGGAATGACGGGGACTTTCGGCGGCCCGGTGCCGACCCCGAATCTCGACAAGCTGGCGGCCAACGGACTGAAGTACAACCGGTTTCACACAACGGCGCTCTGTTCACCCACGCGGGCGGCACTGCTGGCAGGCCGAAACCACCACTCGGTGGGGACCGGCGTGATTATCGAGATGGGAACCGGCTTCCCCGGCTACACGGGTATCATTCCCCGCGACACCGCGCTGGTGTCCCAGATCCTCGCCGACAACGGCTACGCCACGGCCGCGTTCGGGAAATGGCACAACACTCCGGAAACCGAAATCAGCCCAGCTGGACCGTTCGACCGCTGGCCAACCGGCATGGGGTTCAACAACTTCTACGGTTTCAATCAGGGGGAAACGAATCAGTATCACCCCACGCTGTATCGCAACGTGAAGCCGGTCAACCCGCCGAAAACTCCGGAACAGGGTTACCATTTCACGACCGACATGACGGACGAGACGATTGCCTGGATTCACAATGTCGGCTCGGCGAGTCCCGAGATGCCGTGGTTTGCGTACTACGCGCCGGGGGCGTGCCATGCCCCGCATCAGGCCCCGCAGGAATGGCGTGACAAATTCAAAGGGCAATTCGAATACGGCTGGGACCGACAGCGGAAGCTGACGTTCTCACGGCAGCGCCAGATGGGAGTGATTCCAGCGGATTCGGTCCTGACGCTGCGTCCGCCCGAGATTCCCGCCTGGGACGAACAGCCGGTCGAGGCCCGACAGATTTATTCGAAACTGATGGAGAATTACGCCGGATTCATGGCGCACACCGACTTCGAAATCGGCCGTTTGATCACGTCGCTCGAACAGTCGGGCGAACTCGATAACACGCTGATCTTCTACATCGTGGGGGATAACGGCGCGAGTGCGGAAGGGGGCCTGGAAGGGACCTTCAACGAGATTGCCAGCCTGGCGGGATACAATCCTGGTGTCGCAGGCTTCACGGATCGCGTCGACCAGATCGGCGGCCCGAAATCAGAACCGCACGTGCCGGTCGGCTGGGCCTGGGCGATGGATACGCCGTTCAAGTGGACCAAGCAGGTCGCCAGCCACTTCGGGGGAACGCGGAACCCGCTGGTGGTCCACTGGCCGAAGGGGATCAAGGCGAAGAACGAGGTCCGCAGCCAGTTCCATCACGTCATCGACGTCGTTCCGACGATTCTCGATGTCGCAGGCATCCCGGAGCCCAAGACCGTCAACGGTATCCCGCAGAAGCCGATCGAGGGGATCAGCATGCGGTATTCATTCGACGACAAGAAAGCGAAGGAACGCCGCGAGACGCAGTACTTCGAAATGCTCGGCAACCGGGCGATCTATCACAACGGCTTCATCGCCTGTGCACGGCACGGCATCCCCTGGGTCACCACCGGCTCGGGCAAGCCGTTCTATACTGACCAGTGGGAACTCTACAACCTCAACGAAGACTTCACGCAGGCGACGGACACCGCGGCGCGGAATCCGATGAAAGTCAAAGAGCTGAAAGAGAAGTTCATGGAGGAAGCCAAGAAGTACAACGTCCTTCCTCTGGACGACCGCCTGTCACAACGTCTCGATCCTCGACTCCGCAATAGCGGGCCGCCGCGGATGTCGTGGACCTATTACGGCAACGATGTCTGGCTGCCCGAGCCAATCGGGCCGTCCAGCTATCCCCGCTCGCACGCCGTGACCATCGACATCAAGGTTCCCGACCAGGGAGCCGAAGGGGTCATTGCCTGTGCTGGCGGCGACTCCGGCGGATGGACGATCTACGTCAAGGACGGCAAGCTCTGCTATCTCTACAACTTCTTCATGTTTGAAGAGTACGCCTTTGAAGCGCAGACGCCGCTGCCTCCCGGCGGGCCGGCGACGATCAAACTGGAATTTGCCAGCAATGGCATGGACCCGGATCAGACGATTAGCAAGGGGGGGACGATGCAGTTCTTCGTCAACGGCCAGTCGGTGGGCCAGGTCGCCATCGCCAAGGCCGC